DNA from Paraburkholderia sp. ZP32-5:
TGGCCAGAACAGCTCGACACTCATATCGGAACCTATACGGCACCGACCGCGTCGAGGGCCGTGCCGCTAGCGGGTTTCCCGTACTGCGATGTTCAGCGCTACCCGTCCTGGAAATGCCCACAGTGGCGAGGCGGATCACGCTCGATCGCAGTCTGCCGACGCCGGAGCCTCGACGTCTAAGACACGATGAACGTCCTCAGGCACGATGGTGTCGTTCGTGGGCAGATGGGACCGAGTCAGCGTCGGCCTGCTGCTCGCCCTCCTTGCGAATCCATTCGCGAAATTGCATGACGATAGGGCGACGCGAAACTTCAGGACGGCTCACCACACAATAGGTCCCTGACAACGGTACGCGCACTTTAAAAGGCTCGACGAGCTGGCCGGACTTGATCGCGCTGGATGCGAGCATCGGCGTGGTCACGACGATTCCGCGACCTGCGACGGCCGCTTCGATCGCGAGCGCCGCGTGAGTGAAGTGGGGGCCGTCCCCGTCGTTGATGCCGTCCACCTTTGCTTGACGTAGCCACATGCGCCAGAACGATTCATTTTCGTAGAGCAGACCGCGTTCATCGTGCAGCAGCGTGTGATTTGCAACATCTTCCACCTTCTGCAGCGTGTCACAAAGCTGCGGCGTGCACAGAGGTGTCACATACAGCGGCATCAATTTCGTGACATTCATTCCCGGGTAGTTTCCGGTACCGAATGTGATCACGATATCCGATTCGCTCGCCCAATTGAGAACGGTCTGAACGTCGCCGCGATATCCGCGCGTTAAATTCGTGAATTGCCGCATTCGCGTTGAAACCCGGACATCGATTTCCGGGTGCTCCATGACGAAACTATGGAGTCTCGGCATTAGCCATTGCGAGGAAAACGACGGCGGTACGTCGACCGATAAAACGCCATGCCCACGGTGGCTGTTGACTATCTCGACCGCTTGAGAAATTTTTTCGAAGCCGTCTCGCAGATGCATGAAAAACATCTGCCCTAATTCGGTCATTTCGATCGAGCGATAGCGCCGGTAGAAAAGGGCTGCCCCAAGATTTTCCTCCAACTGCTGAATCTGATGGCTGACTGCGGCGGACGTCACGTTCAACTCTGCCGCTGCTTTCTTGATGCTCAGAAGCCGTGCGGCCGACTCGAACGCCTTGAGCGAATTCAGCGAGGGGTTCGGTATCCGTTGCATGCTTTTCCTGCGCCGCACAAGGTGATCTGAATGTGAGTCACTTTACTTTTTCTCAACTTGCATCGCAAGTTATATCCGGTGACGGTCGAATTCTGTGCCGATAGCATCCTTTCAACCAAATCAGGAACCCTTATTTCGCCAAGGGATTTCCCTGAACTGCCCCGGTATGGTGAAGCCAGCCCGCGATTGGGGAGGCAAGCCCTGATTTAGGGAATATCCGGATTCGGAAGTTGAAAAGCACGGAGAGGAAGCAATGGATCTGCAATTCATATCGCCGCGTGAACTGGGTACCGTTTTCGCGCCTTATTCACAGATCGCACGAGCGAAAGCGGCGCAGGAAATCGTGTTCGTCGCCGGCCAGGTCGCGACGCGCGAAGACAGTTCGATTGCCGGTGTCGATGATTTCGAGGCCCAGTGCGAGCAGGTCTACACGAACATCGAAACGGCGCTGAGTCATGCGGGCGCGAACTGGTCGAACGTCGCGCAATTCACCTCCTACCTGGTGAGCGCCGACGACATCGCACCCTACAAGGCATGGCGTGAACGCAGGTTCAAGGATCTGTTCCCGAGTGGCGACTACCCGACCAATACGCTGCTGATCATCCAGCGTCTCGTGGTCGATACGCTTCGCCTCGAGGTGCAGGCGATCGCGGTGAAATAAGGGAAGGCGGTATGGAACAAACCAAAGGACGCGTTCTCGAAGGCAAGCTGGTGTTCGGCTCGCTCGACGCGCCGCTGGAACGCGGATGCGTCGTGACGGAAGGCGAGCGCATTGCCTGGGTCGGATCGCGCGATGCGCTGCCGCAGCAGTATGCGGGCCCAGACTGGGAGCGCATCGATCTGCCCGGCCGCACGGTCATGCCGGGCCTGATCGACGGCCATACGCACATCTCGTTCGGCGAAGCGCGATCCGAAGAAGAACTCGCGCTATACACGCCGGTGGAGTTCCGCACGCTCAAGGCGGCGTGGAACGCGCGGAAGGTGTTGCAGGCTGGCGTGACGAGCGCCTTCGACGCAGCCACGACGTACAACATCGCCCAGTCAGTGCGCGATGCGATCGACAGCGGTATGTACGAGGGGCCACGTTTTGCGGTGAGCGGCAAGCAACTTACATCGCACCAGGGGCTGGAAGACTCGTTTCCGAACGGGATGGAGTTTCCGCCCGGGCAAGCGGGCGTGCTGGTGGGCAGCGCGTCCGACATCGTGAAGATGATTCGCTATCAGGTGAAAGACGGGGTGGATGCGATCAAGGTGTCCGGTTCGAACGACTCGCTCATTACGCCGGATTCGCTCGACGGTGCGGCGTTCACGGATGAAGAGTTCGTCTTGATCGCGAAAGAGGCCCACCGGCTCGGCAGGATGTGCAACGTTCACGCACGCTCACGCGATGCCATTATCGCGGCGGCGAAAGCCGGATTCGACGTGATCTACCACGCGTCGTACATCGACGAAGAGGGTATCGAAGCGTGCCTGAAAAGCGGCTCGATCATCTGTCCGACGCTGCCGCTGCTGACCAACATTCTGGAAGCCTGCGACGGAAAGCAGAGTGGTCTGATGGATGCGTTGCAGCGCGAGTACGAAGCCGCGCGAACGAATCTGCCGCGCGCGTACCGCGCGGGAATCCCGTTCGTACAGGGATCCGAAAGCGGCTGGTCGCCGATTCCGTACGGTCACTGGCACGCGCGGGAGATGGAAATCTTCGTGAAGGATTTCGGTTTCTCGACGCTGGAAGCGATCCACGCCGGCACGCTGGGCGCCACTCGCATGTTGCGCCGCTTCGGTCACGAGGTGGGCAAGCTGGAAGCGGGCCGCTATGCGGACCTGCTGGTGATCGACGGCGATCCGACCGTGGACATCACCGTGCTGCAAAAGCCTTCGAGGTTCGACTTTATTTTCAAGGGCGGCAAGCCCGTGGACCGCACGCCGGCGCAGCCGCGCCGGGTGATGCACTACGAGAAGCACAAGATCTTTCTCAACGGTTTGTATCAATACGATCAGGACACTGGGACGGGACGCCTTCTGGCGTAAGGCATGTCACTTTCGCATTCAGGAAACACAACATGGAAAAGTACTCGAAGGAACATCTGGCAGGGCTGATCAGGAGCGATCGTGTCCATCGCGATTACTACATCGACCCGCGGATTTTCGAAATCGAAAAGGAAAAGATTTTCGGCAAGGTCTGGGTGTATGTCGGCC
Protein-coding regions in this window:
- a CDS encoding LysR substrate-binding domain-containing protein, with amino-acid sequence MQRIPNPSLNSLKAFESAARLLSIKKAAAELNVTSAAVSHQIQQLEENLGAALFYRRYRSIEMTELGQMFFMHLRDGFEKISQAVEIVNSHRGHGVLSVDVPPSFSSQWLMPRLHSFVMEHPEIDVRVSTRMRQFTNLTRGYRGDVQTVLNWASESDIVITFGTGNYPGMNVTKLMPLYVTPLCTPQLCDTLQKVEDVANHTLLHDERGLLYENESFWRMWLRQAKVDGINDGDGPHFTHAALAIEAAVAGRGIVVTTPMLASSAIKSGQLVEPFKVRVPLSGTYCVVSRPEVSRRPIVMQFREWIRKEGEQQADADSVPSAHERHHRA
- a CDS encoding RidA family protein, encoding MDLQFISPRELGTVFAPYSQIARAKAAQEIVFVAGQVATREDSSIAGVDDFEAQCEQVYTNIETALSHAGANWSNVAQFTSYLVSADDIAPYKAWRERRFKDLFPSGDYPTNTLLIIQRLVVDTLRLEVQAIAVK
- a CDS encoding metal-dependent hydrolase family protein, with product MEQTKGRVLEGKLVFGSLDAPLERGCVVTEGERIAWVGSRDALPQQYAGPDWERIDLPGRTVMPGLIDGHTHISFGEARSEEELALYTPVEFRTLKAAWNARKVLQAGVTSAFDAATTYNIAQSVRDAIDSGMYEGPRFAVSGKQLTSHQGLEDSFPNGMEFPPGQAGVLVGSASDIVKMIRYQVKDGVDAIKVSGSNDSLITPDSLDGAAFTDEEFVLIAKEAHRLGRMCNVHARSRDAIIAAAKAGFDVIYHASYIDEEGIEACLKSGSIICPTLPLLTNILEACDGKQSGLMDALQREYEAARTNLPRAYRAGIPFVQGSESGWSPIPYGHWHAREMEIFVKDFGFSTLEAIHAGTLGATRMLRRFGHEVGKLEAGRYADLLVIDGDPTVDITVLQKPSRFDFIFKGGKPVDRTPAQPRRVMHYEKHKIFLNGLYQYDQDTGTGRLLA